A single genomic interval of Methylocystis sp. IM3 harbors:
- a CDS encoding IS66 family transposase zinc-finger binding domain-containing protein, which yields MLLALEEVEQTEAVAAAEAEASSAPEREKAARKRRMNRGALPSHLPRVELIVDIEDTACPCCKGVLHQIGEDVSERLDVVPAQFRMLVTR from the coding sequence ATGCTGCTCGCGCTCGAAGAGGTCGAGCAGACGGAAGCCGTCGCGGCCGCGGAAGCAGAAGCCAGCTCTGCCCCTGAACGCGAGAAGGCGGCCAGAAAGCGTCGCATGAACCGGGGCGCGTTACCCTCACATCTCCCGCGCGTTGAGCTCATCGTCGATATCGAGGACACGGCCTGCCCCTGCTGCAAGGGCGTGCTGCACCAGATCGGCGAAGATGTTTCTGAGCGGCTCGATGTCGTTCCGGCGCAGTTCCGGATGCTCGTGACGCGCTGA
- a CDS encoding acylphosphatase — MSRRVIRFFVAGRVQGVGFRAFLIREANAAGLIGWARNRSDGSVEALAAGPEAALDGFLAVAGQGPRAARVDRLWLAPADDSELEGVAGFGMAATL; from the coding sequence ATGAGCCGGCGCGTCATCCGATTCTTCGTCGCCGGGCGTGTGCAGGGCGTGGGCTTTCGCGCCTTCCTCATTCGGGAGGCGAATGCGGCTGGCCTCATCGGCTGGGCGCGCAACCGGTCGGATGGATCGGTCGAGGCGCTGGCCGCCGGGCCCGAAGCCGCGCTGGACGGTTTTCTCGCCGTTGCGGGGCAGGGACCGCGGGCGGCGCGCGTCGATCGTCTCTGGCTGGCGCCGGCCGATGACTCCGAGCTCGAGGGCGTGGCCGGTTTTGGCATGGCGGCGACCCTGTAG
- a CDS encoding PAS domain-containing protein, giving the protein MRPELRVDLKLALQRALEKGEASLSVPISVAFNGDAHLVAIHVAPSRDGDQTLTGQALVFFMDLGKASPIEDLPEAENGNRGEIKRLRQELTAAQDRLSAGRREYEQATQDLRAANEELQSINEEYRSTAEELETSKEELQSINEELQTVNGELKSKLEAISTAHNDLENLVAATEIGTLFLDSDLKIKFFTPRVHAYFNISQSDIGRIISDFSHRLVYDGLEQDVTSVLESLKPIDRDIKTSDGRWVSMQVRLYRTLEEQIDGVVVTFADITKLKLVEERLAAELRAMARLQELSTKVMVADQLEEPLGTILDAIIELIGANFGYIQLYDGAAKVLRIVAHRGFQKRFLDNFASVGASSGTACGIALAKCERVVFEDVEKEPLFAPNLDEARVAGYRAVISAPLCASSGGLVGMLAVHFCEPHQFSPHELRLVDICARQAADAISVYSLQQALREADRRKDEFLAMLAHELRNPLTPIHNALEVLKRANLPAQEVARLHSLIERQESHLVRLVDDLLDVARITRGKIELRRKPVELKDAIRQALETTAPLFEAKRQEIKVALPDAQLVVDGDLVRLSQVFANLLNNASKYTQAEGRIDISARRDGDEAIVSVRDNGIGFTPDNLTHAFELFNQGDRPSGEGQGGIGVGLALARGLVDLHGGHIEVFSDGGGKGSEFRVVLPLSDKEAPGATQVKTGSLPAAASRRVLIVDDQKDVADSLAMLVQSIGGETRTVFNGPSALAAITEFTPDLMIMDIGMAGMDGYKLASEIRKLPEGRDITLAALSGWGQKDVRERALKAGFNHFFVKPIDIDALTNLLRSSPAAKP; this is encoded by the coding sequence GTGCGTCCGGAGCTTCGCGTCGACCTGAAACTTGCGCTACAGCGCGCGCTCGAAAAGGGCGAGGCCTCGCTGAGCGTGCCCATTTCTGTCGCTTTCAACGGCGACGCTCATCTTGTCGCGATCCATGTGGCGCCCTCGAGGGACGGCGATCAGACGCTGACGGGCCAAGCCCTGGTTTTTTTCATGGACCTCGGCAAGGCTTCGCCCATTGAAGATTTGCCCGAGGCGGAGAACGGTAACCGGGGTGAAATCAAGCGCCTTCGTCAGGAGCTTACTGCAGCGCAAGATCGGCTCAGCGCCGGCCGGAGAGAGTATGAGCAGGCGACCCAGGACTTGCGGGCCGCGAATGAGGAGCTGCAATCCATAAATGAAGAATATCGGTCCACGGCCGAGGAGCTGGAGACGAGCAAAGAGGAGCTGCAATCTATCAATGAAGAGCTGCAAACGGTCAACGGCGAGCTTAAAAGCAAGCTGGAGGCGATTTCGACGGCCCATAACGACCTAGAGAATCTCGTGGCCGCCACGGAGATTGGCACGCTGTTCCTCGACTCCGATTTGAAGATCAAATTTTTCACGCCGCGTGTGCACGCCTATTTCAACATCAGCCAGTCTGATATTGGTCGAATAATTTCCGACTTCAGCCACCGGCTCGTTTACGACGGCCTCGAGCAGGATGTCACCAGCGTCCTCGAGAGTCTGAAGCCGATAGACAGGGACATCAAGACATCCGACGGCCGTTGGGTGTCGATGCAGGTGCGGCTCTATCGGACGCTGGAAGAACAGATCGATGGCGTCGTCGTCACGTTTGCTGACATCACCAAGCTCAAGCTCGTCGAAGAGCGACTGGCGGCTGAGTTGCGCGCAATGGCCCGGCTACAGGAGCTGAGCACAAAAGTAATGGTCGCTGACCAGCTCGAGGAACCGCTTGGGACCATCCTTGACGCGATCATCGAATTGATCGGTGCTAATTTTGGCTACATACAGCTTTACGATGGCGCCGCCAAAGTCTTGAGAATTGTTGCGCATCGCGGATTTCAAAAACGTTTTCTCGACAATTTCGCGAGCGTCGGCGCTTCCTCGGGCACGGCTTGCGGCATTGCTCTCGCCAAATGCGAGCGGGTCGTATTCGAAGACGTCGAGAAAGAGCCCCTCTTCGCGCCGAACCTCGATGAGGCCAGGGTGGCGGGTTATCGGGCGGTCATCTCCGCGCCGCTGTGCGCCAGTTCCGGCGGGTTGGTCGGCATGCTCGCCGTACACTTTTGTGAGCCCCACCAGTTTTCCCCTCACGAATTACGGCTCGTCGACATTTGCGCGCGGCAGGCCGCTGACGCGATCAGTGTTTATTCGCTGCAGCAAGCCTTGCGAGAAGCAGACCGCCGCAAGGATGAGTTTCTCGCCATGCTCGCCCATGAGCTGCGCAATCCCTTGACGCCGATCCACAACGCCCTCGAAGTGCTGAAACGAGCCAACCTGCCGGCTCAGGAAGTCGCGCGTTTGCACAGTCTCATCGAACGACAGGAGTCGCACCTCGTTCGTCTTGTCGATGATTTGCTCGATGTTGCGCGTATCACGCGCGGCAAGATAGAGTTGCGACGCAAGCCTGTGGAGCTCAAGGACGCCATCCGTCAAGCCCTTGAGACCACCGCGCCGCTGTTCGAGGCGAAGCGGCAGGAAATCAAGGTTGCGTTACCAGACGCGCAGCTTGTCGTGGACGGCGATCTTGTGCGCCTATCCCAAGTCTTCGCCAATCTGCTCAACAACGCCTCGAAATACACGCAGGCTGAGGGCCGCATCGACATCTCGGCCCGGCGTGACGGCGATGAAGCGATCGTCAGCGTGCGCGACAACGGAATCGGCTTTACACCTGACAATCTCACCCATGCCTTCGAGCTCTTCAATCAGGGTGACAGGCCATCCGGCGAGGGGCAAGGCGGAATCGGTGTCGGGCTTGCGCTCGCTCGCGGTCTCGTTGATCTCCACGGCGGGCATATCGAAGTCTTCAGCGATGGCGGTGGAAAAGGCAGTGAATTTCGTGTTGTACTTCCACTCTCCGACAAGGAGGCGCCCGGTGCAACTCAGGTCAAGACCGGGTCTCTCCCGGCCGCGGCCTCGCGGCGGGTGTTGATCGTCGATGATCAAAAGGATGTCGCAGATAGCCTCGCGATGCTCGTCCAGTCGATCGGCGGAGAGACGAGAACGGTCTTCAACGGGCCTTCGGCTCTTGCCGCCATAACCGAGTTCACCCCGGACCTGATGATCATGGACATCGGGATGGCGGGCATGGACGGCTACAAGCTCGCAAGCGAGATCAGGAAGCTGCCGGAGGGGAGGGACATAACGCTCGCCGCCCTCAGCGGTTGGGGTCAGAAGGACGTACGCGAGCGTGCGCTCAAAGCTGGCTTCAACCACTTCTTCGTCAAGCCGATCGATATCGATGCCTTGACGAACCTTCTCAGGTCGTCGCCCGCCGCAAAACCTTGA
- the panC gene encoding pantoate--beta-alanine ligase, whose product MSLEVPVVHTIEEMRAYVRARRAAGERIGLVPTMGALHEGHLSLVQAARRHADRVITTIFVNPTQFGPSEDFARYPRTLAADREKLGGVAADLVFAPAVEEVYPKGFCTTVSLDGPAKAELEDRFRPSHFAGVATVVAKLLNQAQADVAVFGEKDYQQLLVIRAMARDLDIPTRVLGCPTLRDPDGLAMSSRNVYLSADDRARAPALHRAIAEAARRIAEGEVVGHVMGEAHEAIVGAGFDIDYVEARHAETLARVARREDGPIRLLAAARLGATRLIDNVAVPTK is encoded by the coding sequence ATGAGTCTCGAGGTTCCCGTCGTTCACACGATCGAGGAGATGCGCGCTTACGTGCGGGCGCGCCGCGCCGCCGGCGAGCGGATCGGCCTCGTGCCGACGATGGGCGCTCTGCACGAAGGCCATCTTTCGCTCGTCCAGGCGGCGCGCCGCCATGCAGATCGCGTCATTACGACCATCTTCGTCAATCCGACGCAGTTCGGCCCGAGCGAGGATTTCGCCCGCTACCCTCGCACATTGGCGGCGGATCGGGAGAAGCTCGGCGGCGTCGCGGCCGATCTCGTGTTCGCGCCGGCGGTCGAGGAAGTCTACCCGAAGGGCTTCTGCACCACTGTCTCGCTCGATGGTCCTGCCAAGGCCGAGCTCGAGGACCGGTTCCGTCCCAGTCATTTTGCCGGGGTCGCTACGGTCGTGGCAAAGCTGCTCAACCAGGCCCAGGCTGACGTCGCCGTATTCGGCGAGAAGGATTACCAGCAGCTGCTCGTGATCCGCGCCATGGCGCGTGATCTCGACATTCCGACGCGGGTACTCGGCTGCCCCACGCTGCGCGACCCCGATGGGCTCGCCATGTCGTCGCGCAATGTCTACCTGTCGGCGGACGACCGCGCACGCGCCCCTGCGCTTCATCGCGCGATCGCCGAAGCTGCGCGGCGCATCGCCGAGGGCGAGGTCGTCGGCCATGTCATGGGGGAGGCCCACGAGGCCATCGTAGGAGCGGGCTTCGATATCGATTATGTGGAAGCGCGGCACGCGGAGACCCTGGCGCGCGTTGCGCGCCGCGAAGACGGGCCAATCCGCCTTCTCGCGGCGGCGCGCCTGGGGGCCACGCGACTTATCGACAACGTGGCGGTTCCCACCAAATGA
- a CDS encoding cytochrome P450, whose translation MISAVDGRQSTASPVVPAPSAEALAHIPGSSGWPIIGNTLEALADPKGMAVRYARKYGPVYRTYTLGAHTVTLLGPEANEFLLLDQAKCFSSAHGWGKVFERLFPRGLMLLDFEEHRLHRKALSVAFKAGPMKSYMSALDEGFSRAVRKWLKKPPALRFYPEIKETTLELAAVSFLGSSVGAEMQAIKQAYVDMISAAVAPVRSPLPGTQMRRGVKARQFMIDYFKAQVPLRRAGEGDDLFSQLCKATTDDGVLLSAQEIADHMNFLMMAAHDTLASSLTSFVYFLAKDREWRERLREEMRALGLAKEEPLPYERLQEAPLTEMAFNEAIRLIPPAPSILRCAIRDVAFAGFQIPAGVCVNINPLYTHHMPEHWPEPEKFDPLRFTTEASRSRHKYAFTPFGGGAHMCLGLHFAYMQAKCFAYRLLTAADFALESNYWPEWKYWPIPQPRDGLHVSLSPI comes from the coding sequence ATGATCTCGGCTGTGGATGGCCGCCAATCGACCGCGAGTCCAGTTGTCCCTGCGCCCAGCGCCGAGGCGCTCGCGCATATTCCGGGCTCGAGCGGCTGGCCCATTATCGGCAACACGCTCGAGGCGCTGGCCGATCCCAAGGGAATGGCCGTGCGTTACGCGCGCAAATACGGTCCGGTCTATCGGACCTACACGCTCGGGGCGCATACGGTGACGCTGCTCGGGCCGGAGGCCAATGAGTTTCTGCTGCTCGATCAGGCGAAGTGCTTTTCGTCCGCGCACGGCTGGGGAAAGGTCTTCGAGCGGCTGTTTCCGCGCGGCCTGATGCTACTCGATTTCGAAGAGCATCGCCTCCATCGCAAGGCCCTGTCGGTCGCGTTCAAAGCAGGACCGATGAAGTCCTACATGAGCGCCCTCGACGAGGGCTTCAGCCGGGCGGTTCGCAAATGGCTCAAAAAGCCGCCGGCTTTGCGCTTCTACCCTGAAATCAAGGAAACGACGCTCGAACTTGCCGCAGTTTCATTTCTCGGCTCCAGCGTGGGAGCTGAAATGCAGGCGATCAAGCAGGCCTATGTCGACATGATCTCCGCGGCCGTGGCCCCGGTTCGCAGCCCCTTGCCTGGAACCCAGATGCGGCGCGGAGTGAAGGCGCGGCAATTTATGATCGACTACTTCAAGGCGCAGGTTCCACTCAGGCGCGCAGGGGAGGGCGACGATCTGTTTTCACAATTGTGCAAGGCCACGACCGATGACGGCGTCTTGTTGTCGGCCCAGGAAATCGCCGACCATATGAACTTTCTGATGATGGCCGCGCATGACACGCTGGCCTCCTCGCTCACGTCCTTCGTTTACTTTCTGGCGAAGGACAGGGAGTGGCGAGAAAGACTTCGAGAGGAAATGCGCGCGCTTGGCCTCGCGAAGGAAGAGCCGCTGCCGTACGAGCGCCTGCAAGAGGCGCCTTTGACCGAAATGGCGTTCAACGAGGCGATACGTCTCATTCCGCCTGCGCCGTCCATCCTCCGATGCGCCATTCGCGATGTGGCCTTCGCCGGCTTCCAGATTCCCGCCGGCGTCTGCGTCAACATCAACCCGCTCTATACGCATCACATGCCCGAGCACTGGCCCGAGCCTGAAAAATTCGATCCCCTCCGCTTCACGACCGAGGCGTCGCGGTCGCGTCACAAATACGCCTTCACGCCGTTTGGCGGCGGCGCTCACATGTGTCTCGGCCTGCATTTCGCTTATATGCAGGCAAAGTGCTTCGCCTACCGTCTTCTGACGGCGGCCGATTTTGCGCTGGAGTCAAACTACTGGCCGGAATGGAAATATTGGCCGATTCCCCAGCCTCGGGATGGTCTTCATGTGAGCTTGTCGCCAATTTAG
- the tnpC gene encoding IS66 family transposase — protein MGGADPPLAVYVYAQKRKSEQPLAHLAGFAGVVQVDGYAGYLALVQKNSVSLAFCWAHVRRRFYELAAAGLAPIASVSLERIGALYSIESQIGGQNPDERHGARQEKCRLVLAELEPWLREKLALISQKTKLAEAIRYALSRWDGLMRFLDDGGIEIDSNIVESVRATPLRSIGRTRSSQGSDGGAENWAILASLIETCKLNRVDPLAYMTDVLTKIVEGHLASKLDELRPWAFAPPVEIKDVT, from the coding sequence TTGGGCGGCGCCGATCCGCCGCTCGCCGTCTATGTCTATGCGCAAAAACGCAAATCCGAGCAGCCGCTCGCTCATCTTGCAGGCTTCGCGGGCGTCGTCCAGGTCGATGGTTACGCTGGGTATCTGGCGCTGGTGCAGAAGAACAGCGTGTCGCTCGCCTTCTGTTGGGCGCACGTTCGTCGGCGCTTTTACGAACTCGCAGCAGCGGGGCTGGCTCCGATCGCCAGCGTGTCGCTCGAGCGGATCGGCGCGCTCTATTCCATTGAAAGCCAAATCGGCGGTCAAAATCCCGATGAGCGTCATGGCGCGCGCCAGGAAAAATGCCGCCTGGTCCTCGCGGAACTTGAACCCTGGCTGCGCGAGAAACTCGCGCTCATCAGCCAAAAGACGAAACTTGCCGAAGCGATCCGCTATGCCCTGTCACGCTGGGACGGTCTGATGCGCTTCCTCGACGACGGGGGCATCGAGATCGACTCCAACATTGTCGAGAGTGTGCGAGCCACCCCATTGCGCTCAATCGGAAGAACGCGCTCTTCGCAAGGCTCGGACGGCGGCGCCGAGAACTGGGCGATCCTCGCCTCGCTCATCGAAACGTGCAAGCTCAATCGGGTTGATCCGCTTGCATACATGACGGACGTGCTCACCAAGATCGTCGAGGGTCATCTCGCGAGCAAGCTCGACGAACTCAGGCCCTGGGCCTTCGCGCCGCCCGTCGAAATCAAAGACGTGACCTAA
- a CDS encoding gamma-glutamylcyclotransferase family protein, which produces MPLHFAYGSNMDAAAMARRCPHSRFLGRARLPRWRFVTLPSGFASVMPDNRSSVHGALWDVPVSDIMALDRYEQVGQGLYVKKIIPVLREPFGSAPALVYIGAAANQGAAAPGYLVDILAAAQALELPPAYIGYLSHLLAEQRKGQRG; this is translated from the coding sequence TTGCCGCTGCATTTTGCTTATGGCTCCAATATGGACGCTGCCGCCATGGCGCGGCGTTGTCCGCATTCCAGGTTTCTGGGCCGGGCGCGGCTGCCGCGTTGGCGCTTCGTGACGCTCCCTTCGGGTTTCGCCAGCGTCATGCCTGACAATCGCTCGAGCGTCCATGGCGCGCTTTGGGACGTTCCGGTCTCGGATATCATGGCGCTGGATCGCTACGAGCAGGTGGGGCAGGGGCTCTACGTCAAGAAGATCATCCCGGTGTTGCGCGAGCCCTTCGGGTCCGCGCCGGCTCTGGTGTATATCGGCGCCGCGGCGAATCAGGGCGCCGCCGCGCCCGGCTATCTCGTCGATATTCTCGCGGCGGCGCAGGCCCTGGAGTTGCCGCCCGCCTATATCGGCTATCTGTCGCATCTTCTGGCGGAACAAAGGAAAGGCCAGCGTGGATGA